A region of Planococcus sp. MSAK28401 DNA encodes the following proteins:
- a CDS encoding YpmA family protein, giving the protein MESKIEVLNTVQVDYQSDLYKVVDALNRTLKDRDLMFGLALDKDDQSKAVFTIYKT; this is encoded by the coding sequence ATGGAATCCAAGATCGAAGTATTAAATACTGTGCAAGTCGATTATCAATCCGACCTGTACAAAGTGGTCGATGCATTGAACCGGACATTGAAAGACCGCGATTTGATGTTTGGCCTGGCGCTCGATAAAGACGACCAGTCAAAAGCGGTTTTCACAATTTATAAAACCTAG
- a CDS encoding YpoC family protein, with product MTLSRKSIDQAVSPFYEEWADLRQQMQSCFQQQAGDCRELIAQGYGVYKALQKTLVGLFGSAAPSPLNENERLEFVRNSKSAHAASRQLEQLFGELKKKVARIKIGYPAE from the coding sequence ATGACGCTGTCACGGAAATCAATTGATCAGGCCGTTTCGCCGTTCTATGAGGAATGGGCTGATTTAAGGCAGCAGATGCAATCCTGCTTTCAGCAGCAGGCGGGTGACTGCCGTGAGCTTATTGCACAAGGTTATGGGGTTTACAAAGCATTGCAAAAAACGCTCGTTGGCTTGTTTGGAAGCGCTGCGCCGTCTCCATTGAATGAAAACGAGCGGCTTGAGTTTGTGAGAAACTCCAAAAGCGCACACGCAGCTTCTCGGCAGCTCGAGCAATTATTTGGGGAGCTCAAAAAGAAAGTCGCGCGCATAAAGATCGGCTACCCAGCTGAGTGA
- the panD gene encoding aspartate 1-decarboxylase: MLRMMLNSKIHRATVTEADLNYVGSITIDQDLLDAVGMLPNEKVHIVNNNNGARFETYIIAGERGSGVICVNGAAARLVQRGDIVIILSYGYVMDKDARSHKPTVAIMDADNSIKEIIHYEPEATVM; the protein is encoded by the coding sequence ATGCTTAGAATGATGCTCAATTCCAAAATCCACCGTGCGACGGTAACTGAAGCCGATTTGAATTATGTCGGCAGCATCACGATTGACCAGGATCTATTGGATGCAGTCGGCATGCTGCCGAATGAGAAAGTCCATATCGTCAATAATAATAATGGCGCCCGCTTCGAGACTTATATCATCGCGGGGGAACGGGGAAGCGGCGTTATCTGTGTCAACGGGGCAGCAGCGCGACTCGTACAGCGCGGGGACATCGTCATCATCTTGTCTTACGGTTATGTCATGGACAAAGACGCGCGCAGCCATAAACCGACAGTGGCCATCATGGATGCGGACAATTCCATTAAAGAAATCATCCATTACGAACCGGAAGCGACGGTCATGTAA
- a CDS encoding PBP1A family penicillin-binding protein: protein MSDKKISREERRKSIERQRKNSNKQKKSGAKTWIKRGFLAIAALAVAGFLFGVVLFAVYASSAPELDEELLRDPISPVFLANDGETEIPFFTAQNREYVEYEDIPQVMEDAILATEDNRFYDHSGIDLIRLGGAVVANVTGGFGSQGASTITQQVIKNSFLSNEKTLKRKAQEAYLAFKLEQEYSKEEIFEMYFNKILMSGNTYGFGTAAEQFFGKPAAELELHEAALLAGMPQSPNRYNPFKNPQAAEERRDVVLNLMEQHGKIDAAQKEEAWNTPVESTLLPEDQRTTTEESTEYTAFMEMVVDELEALEGGYSLDEGLTIYTTLEPYVQERVNETMASDLFFDDEVESAMTVVDTQTGGISAVGAAREYEGDVRRNFATARDRVIGSTIKPLVSYGPAIEHLGWSTGQTLVDEEYSYSSGQEIRNIDGEFLGPMTAREALYRSRNIPAVKALAEVGSDNAKDFVQKVGLDLENVYESTALGADNISTVELAGAFAAFGNNGVFTEPHTIKKIVFRDGSTEEVVAPEPVTAMKDSTAYMVTDMLRDVVDTSISGATGKEAAISGLDMAGKTGTSNYSAEKLQEYNLDATSARDVWFAGYTTDYSISVWSGYPNVETPIDTASNERLLAQRLYKQVMSQISSPETASFQQPDSVTEEVIEVGTEPLRLASPFTPWSMRSEELFARGTEPSTISERFVADPDRPSGLRADVSGSTANLSWNHGSDDVSFEVSVNGEVLTTTDNTSYSYNGLEEGVTYTFRIVATQNGRRSDPASTTIEITPPPEEEPEEEPEEEPAEEEPVEEEPAEEQPAEEEPAEEQPAEEEPAEEQPAEEEPAEEEEAVETPDEPVDIPEQPEEPEEGDQEGSGSNASSNENGNGNGNSNGNGNDNGDNNGNNSNSEDDEDAS from the coding sequence GTGAGTGATAAGAAAATATCGCGTGAAGAACGCAGAAAATCAATTGAACGGCAACGGAAAAATTCCAACAAACAAAAGAAATCCGGTGCAAAAACCTGGATCAAAAGAGGATTCTTGGCTATTGCGGCACTTGCTGTAGCCGGCTTTTTGTTCGGGGTCGTCCTGTTCGCCGTTTATGCGTCCAGCGCACCTGAACTTGATGAAGAGTTGTTGAGAGACCCAATCAGCCCGGTATTCCTGGCAAATGACGGTGAAACGGAAATCCCATTTTTCACAGCTCAAAACCGGGAATACGTAGAATATGAAGACATTCCACAAGTCATGGAAGACGCGATCCTCGCAACCGAAGATAATCGCTTCTATGACCACTCCGGAATTGACTTGATCCGCCTCGGCGGTGCAGTCGTCGCCAATGTCACAGGCGGTTTCGGTTCTCAAGGAGCCAGCACCATCACCCAGCAGGTCATCAAGAACTCTTTCCTGTCCAATGAAAAAACATTGAAACGTAAAGCACAGGAAGCTTACTTGGCCTTCAAGCTCGAACAGGAATACTCTAAAGAAGAAATTTTTGAGATGTATTTCAACAAGATCCTAATGTCAGGAAATACGTACGGCTTCGGTACTGCTGCTGAGCAGTTCTTCGGAAAACCAGCGGCTGAACTGGAACTTCACGAAGCTGCCCTGCTTGCCGGCATGCCGCAAAGCCCGAACCGCTACAATCCGTTCAAGAACCCGCAAGCCGCTGAAGAGCGCCGCGATGTCGTCTTGAATTTGATGGAACAGCATGGGAAAATCGATGCAGCTCAAAAAGAAGAAGCATGGAACACTCCAGTCGAATCGACTCTTCTTCCGGAAGATCAGCGCACCACAACGGAAGAAAGCACCGAATACACGGCATTCATGGAAATGGTTGTCGATGAGCTCGAAGCCCTCGAAGGCGGTTATTCGCTGGATGAAGGCTTGACCATTTACACGACGCTTGAGCCGTATGTACAAGAACGCGTCAACGAGACGATGGCTTCAGACCTCTTCTTCGACGACGAAGTCGAGTCTGCCATGACAGTCGTCGATACGCAAACTGGCGGCATCAGCGCAGTCGGGGCGGCCCGTGAGTACGAAGGCGATGTGCGCAGAAACTTTGCGACGGCTAGAGACCGCGTCATCGGTTCAACGATCAAACCCCTAGTCAGCTATGGACCGGCCATCGAACATTTAGGTTGGTCGACTGGACAGACATTGGTCGATGAAGAATATTCTTATAGCAGCGGTCAGGAAATCCGTAATATTGACGGTGAATTCCTTGGGCCAATGACGGCACGTGAAGCCCTGTACCGCTCACGCAATATCCCTGCAGTTAAAGCTTTAGCTGAAGTAGGATCTGATAACGCAAAAGACTTTGTTCAAAAAGTTGGATTGGATTTAGAAAATGTCTATGAATCCACAGCACTCGGTGCAGATAATATTTCCACTGTTGAACTGGCCGGTGCTTTTGCTGCTTTCGGCAACAATGGGGTATTCACTGAACCTCATACTATCAAAAAAATCGTCTTCCGCGACGGTTCGACAGAAGAAGTCGTCGCCCCTGAACCAGTTACGGCGATGAAAGACAGCACCGCCTATATGGTGACAGACATGCTTCGCGACGTCGTCGATACGAGCATTTCGGGAGCGACAGGCAAAGAAGCCGCCATCAGCGGATTGGACATGGCCGGTAAAACCGGTACATCTAACTATTCTGCAGAAAAACTCCAAGAATATAATCTTGATGCGACTTCTGCCCGTGATGTTTGGTTCGCCGGATACACAACTGACTATTCCATCTCAGTTTGGAGCGGCTATCCTAATGTTGAAACACCGATTGACACCGCTTCAAACGAACGCTTGCTTGCACAGCGTTTGTACAAGCAAGTGATGAGCCAGATCTCTTCACCGGAAACGGCAAGCTTCCAACAGCCGGATTCGGTAACCGAGGAAGTCATTGAAGTCGGCACTGAGCCGCTTCGCCTGGCGAGCCCGTTCACCCCATGGAGCATGCGCAGTGAAGAATTATTTGCAAGGGGGACGGAGCCCAGTACAATATCAGAGCGATTTGTGGCAGACCCTGACCGACCTTCTGGATTAAGAGCAGACGTCAGCGGCTCAACAGCTAACTTGAGCTGGAACCATGGTTCAGATGATGTATCATTCGAAGTCTCCGTCAACGGCGAAGTGCTGACGACGACAGACAACACCAGCTATTCCTATAATGGGCTAGAAGAAGGCGTCACTTATACATTCCGCATCGTTGCCACTCAAAATGGCAGACGCAGTGACCCTGCTTCCACCACCATCGAAATCACGCCTCCTCCTGAAGAGGAGCCTGAGGAAGAGCCAGAAGAAGAACCGGCTGAAGAAGAGCCGGTGGAAGAAGAACCAGCCGAAGAACAACCGGCTGAAGAGGAACCGGCTGAAGAACAACCAGCTGAAGAAGAGCCTGCCGAAGAACAGCCTGCTGAAGAGGAACCGGCTGAGGAAGAAGAAGCCGTAGAAACTCCAGATGAACCCGTAGACATTCCTGAACAGCCGGAAGAACCGGAAGAAGGAGACCAAGAAGGATCAGGCAGCAATGCCTCGTCCAATGAAAATGGGAACGGCAATGGTAATAGTAACGGCAATGGCAACGATAATGGCGATAATAACGGAAATAACTCAAACAGCGAGGATGATGAAGACGCATCTTGA
- a CDS encoding DnaD domain-containing protein, with protein MKQSDRLQQWIEQGNVTISQLFFQFYRRLKISDEEAIMLLQIHSFQQAGNVFPTPDEIASRMSASQNSVTTMLQKLMQQGYLSIRQETADGMLTETISLQPLWDKLVDCLEVQAQTEKEHTQKEQEGEIFQLFEQEFGRFLSPMEIETISMWMDQDGHTPEVIRMALKEAVIAQKISLRYVDRILFEWKKKNIRTSSQVSRHANSFREKNIRIQPQESTAKKVQFYNWLEERN; from the coding sequence ATGAAACAGTCTGACCGATTGCAGCAATGGATTGAGCAGGGAAATGTGACCATTTCCCAGCTTTTTTTTCAGTTTTACCGGCGCTTGAAGATTAGTGACGAAGAAGCAATCATGCTATTGCAGATTCATTCCTTCCAACAGGCAGGGAACGTGTTTCCGACACCGGATGAAATCGCCTCAAGGATGTCCGCCAGCCAGAATAGCGTGACGACGATGCTGCAGAAATTGATGCAGCAAGGCTATTTGTCGATACGCCAGGAAACGGCAGACGGCATGCTGACAGAGACGATTTCGCTCCAGCCTTTATGGGACAAGCTCGTAGATTGCCTGGAAGTTCAAGCGCAAACCGAAAAAGAGCATACGCAAAAAGAACAGGAAGGCGAGATCTTCCAACTATTTGAACAAGAGTTCGGACGTTTTCTATCGCCGATGGAAATTGAAACAATTTCCATGTGGATGGACCAGGACGGCCATACGCCGGAAGTCATCCGCATGGCTTTGAAGGAAGCTGTCATCGCGCAGAAAATCAGCTTGCGCTATGTCGATCGTATTTTATTCGAATGGAAGAAAAAGAATATCCGGACGTCGAGCCAAGTGTCACGGCATGCGAATTCGTTCCGGGAAAAAAACATCCGCATCCAGCCGCAGGAAAGCACCGCAAAAAAAGTGCAATTCTATAATTGGTTGGAAGAACGGAATTAG
- the asnS gene encoding asparagine--tRNA ligase has product MKKITIAEMAKYNGQTIKLGAWVANKRSSGKIAFLQLRDGSGFVQGVVVKAEAGEEIFAKAKALTQETSLYVTGEVKEDERSAFGYELSISDIEVIQEAKDFPITPKEHGTEFLMDNRHLWLRSRKQHAIMKIRNEIIRATYEFFNDNGFVKVDPPILTGSSPEGTSELFATKYFDEDAYLSQSGQLYMEAAAMALGKVFSFGPTFRAEKSKTRRHLIEFWMIEPEMAFVEHAESLEVQEQYVAHIVQSVLKNCQLELERLGRDTTKLEKIQAPFPRVTYDEAIKWLNDNGFDDIKWGEDFGAPHETALAESYDMPIFITHYPIGIKPFYMQPHPDRDDVVLCADMIAPEGYGEIIGGSERIHDYELMKQRIQEHNLDEAAYEWYLDLSKYGAVPHSGFGLGLERTVAWISGAEHVRESIPFPRLLNRLYP; this is encoded by the coding sequence ATGAAAAAAATCACTATCGCCGAAATGGCAAAATATAACGGACAAACCATCAAGCTCGGCGCATGGGTCGCCAATAAACGCTCTAGCGGAAAAATCGCCTTTCTTCAATTGCGCGACGGTTCCGGCTTCGTGCAAGGCGTCGTTGTCAAAGCAGAAGCGGGCGAAGAGATCTTTGCCAAAGCGAAAGCATTGACGCAAGAAACTTCCCTGTACGTGACAGGTGAAGTGAAAGAAGACGAGCGCTCTGCCTTTGGCTACGAGCTTTCGATTTCAGATATTGAAGTGATCCAGGAAGCGAAAGATTTCCCGATCACGCCAAAAGAACACGGTACTGAATTCTTGATGGACAACCGCCACCTGTGGCTGCGTTCAAGAAAACAGCACGCCATCATGAAAATCCGTAATGAAATCATCCGTGCCACTTACGAATTCTTCAACGACAATGGCTTCGTCAAAGTGGACCCGCCGATTTTGACGGGATCGTCTCCTGAAGGCACATCGGAATTGTTTGCAACAAAATACTTCGATGAAGATGCATATCTGTCACAATCCGGCCAGCTTTATATGGAAGCGGCTGCGATGGCATTAGGAAAAGTGTTCTCGTTCGGCCCGACTTTCCGTGCCGAAAAATCGAAAACCCGCCGCCACTTGATCGAATTTTGGATGATCGAACCGGAAATGGCCTTTGTGGAACATGCAGAGAGCTTGGAAGTCCAAGAGCAATACGTGGCCCATATCGTGCAATCCGTCTTAAAGAATTGCCAGCTAGAACTCGAGCGCCTTGGCCGCGACACAACGAAGTTGGAAAAAATCCAAGCCCCGTTCCCGCGCGTCACATATGATGAAGCGATCAAATGGCTGAACGACAACGGCTTTGACGATATCAAATGGGGCGAAGATTTCGGTGCGCCTCACGAGACTGCATTGGCAGAAAGTTACGATATGCCGATTTTCATCACGCATTACCCGATCGGCATCAAACCGTTCTATATGCAGCCGCATCCAGACCGCGACGACGTCGTGCTATGCGCTGACATGATCGCACCTGAAGGCTACGGGGAAATCATCGGTGGATCTGAACGCATCCATGATTACGAGTTGATGAAACAGCGCATCCAAGAGCATAATTTGGACGAAGCTGCGTATGAATGGTATTTGGACCTCAGCAAATACGGAGCGGTGCCGCATTCAGGATTTGGTTTAGGCCTTGAGCGCACTGTCGCTTGGATCAGCGGAGCAGAACATGTCCGCGAATCGATTCCATTCCCGCGTTTATTGAACCGTCTATACCCTTAA
- a CDS encoding cell wall elongation regulator TseB-like domain-containing protein — MKEWTKFIIVFLSFLAVAIVLVILFLGNKPFSEAEQAAVEKVEAEGLLDEVERAYVYSSSTQSVTVLGTDGEGQIKAAFVPEEGDMEALMLEDQLTAQQAREIVQEDMEVEEILHTKLGMEEAGAVWEIAFLNEAGRLNYVYLLAEDGTWWKRILNL; from the coding sequence ATGAAAGAATGGACGAAATTCATCATCGTTTTTCTGTCTTTTTTGGCTGTAGCCATTGTGCTGGTCATTTTATTCCTCGGCAATAAACCGTTTTCGGAAGCAGAACAAGCGGCCGTTGAAAAAGTGGAAGCGGAAGGGCTGCTCGATGAAGTGGAGCGGGCATACGTCTATTCCAGTTCGACCCAATCGGTGACGGTTCTTGGAACGGATGGGGAAGGACAGATAAAAGCCGCCTTCGTTCCTGAAGAAGGGGACATGGAAGCATTAATGCTTGAAGACCAACTGACCGCTCAACAAGCGCGCGAAATCGTTCAAGAGGATATGGAAGTCGAGGAAATCCTTCATACGAAGCTTGGCATGGAAGAGGCCGGGGCTGTATGGGAAATCGCCTTTTTGAACGAAGCAGGGCGCTTGAACTACGTCTATCTCTTGGCGGAAGACGGCACTTGGTGGAAACGCATATTGAATTTGTGA
- a CDS encoding pyridoxal phosphate-dependent aminotransferase — MLKLANRVQTLTPSTTLAITAKANELKAQGVDVIGLGAGEPDYNTPQNILDAAERSMEEGKTKYTPAGGLPALKQAIQDKLQRDQGLSYDKNEILVGVGAKHVLYTLFQVLLNEGDEVIIPIPYWVSYPEQVKLAGGVPVYIESTAGQSYKITPQQLREAITDRTKAVIINSPSNPTGMLYTKEELEALAEVCREADILIVSDEIYEKLIYGDATHISVAELSEDAKNRTVIINGVSKSHSMTGWRIGYAAGDKELIKAMTDLASHSTSNPTTTSQYAAIEAYNGPQDAVEEMRQAFESRLEAIFPKVEEIPGFTVLRPQGAFYLLPDVSEAAAKTGFSSVDDFAKALLEEANVAVIPGSGFGAHSTIRLSYATSLELLEQAVERISQFVHKNWKE, encoded by the coding sequence TTGTTGAAATTAGCAAACCGTGTACAGACCTTGACGCCATCTACGACATTGGCGATTACGGCAAAAGCGAATGAACTGAAAGCACAAGGCGTCGACGTCATCGGGCTCGGTGCAGGAGAGCCGGATTATAACACGCCTCAAAACATTCTCGATGCAGCCGAGCGCTCCATGGAAGAAGGCAAGACGAAATATACGCCTGCTGGCGGGTTGCCGGCGCTAAAGCAAGCGATCCAGGACAAATTGCAGCGCGACCAGGGACTAAGCTACGATAAAAATGAAATCCTGGTCGGCGTCGGGGCAAAACATGTACTTTATACGTTATTCCAAGTATTGTTGAATGAAGGCGATGAAGTCATTATCCCGATCCCTTATTGGGTCAGCTATCCGGAACAGGTGAAATTGGCTGGAGGCGTGCCGGTTTACATAGAATCAACAGCCGGGCAATCGTATAAAATCACTCCCCAACAATTGCGCGAAGCGATTACAGACCGCACAAAAGCTGTCATCATCAACTCGCCAAGCAATCCAACAGGCATGCTGTATACGAAAGAAGAGCTCGAAGCACTCGCTGAAGTGTGCCGCGAAGCGGATATCCTCATCGTTTCCGATGAAATTTATGAAAAATTGATTTACGGGGATGCCACCCATATTTCCGTGGCTGAACTGTCAGAAGATGCGAAAAACCGTACGGTAATCATTAATGGCGTGTCGAAATCGCATTCGATGACCGGTTGGCGCATCGGCTATGCAGCCGGCGATAAGGAATTGATCAAAGCAATGACTGACCTTGCGAGCCATTCGACTTCGAACCCGACGACCACGTCACAATACGCTGCAATCGAAGCCTATAACGGGCCTCAAGATGCAGTGGAAGAAATGCGCCAGGCATTTGAAAGCCGCCTGGAAGCTATTTTCCCTAAAGTGGAAGAAATTCCAGGATTCACCGTTTTGCGTCCTCAAGGGGCATTCTATTTGCTACCGGACGTTTCAGAAGCTGCAGCGAAAACCGGCTTTTCTTCAGTAGATGATTTTGCGAAAGCATTGCTCGAAGAAGCGAACGTAGCGGTGATTCCAGGATCTGGATTTGGTGCGCATTCGACTATTCGTTTGTCCTATGCAACATCTCTTGAATTGTTGGAACAAGCAGTCGAACGCATCAGTCAATTCGTCCACAAGAATTGGAAAGAATAA
- the nth gene encoding endonuclease III: MMTKKEWLACLEEMDHMFPDAHCELIHRNPFDLVIAVLLSAQCTDKLVNKVTADLFEKYHTPEDYLSVPLEELQQDIRSIGLFRNKAKNIQALSRILIDQYGGRVPEDRDLLMSLPGVGRKTANVVVSVAFNKPALAVDTHVERVSKRLGLCRWKDSPLQVEETIMKKTPAEDWSKTHHQIIFFGRYHCKAQNPGCHVCPLFDRCREGKKRDKKGLVKHDAVTEIN, translated from the coding sequence ATGATGACGAAAAAGGAATGGCTTGCTTGCCTGGAGGAAATGGACCATATGTTTCCGGATGCCCATTGTGAATTGATCCACCGCAACCCGTTCGACTTGGTCATTGCGGTATTATTGTCTGCACAATGCACCGACAAGCTCGTCAATAAAGTGACGGCGGATCTTTTTGAAAAATACCATACACCGGAAGATTATCTTTCGGTTCCTTTAGAAGAATTGCAACAGGACATCCGGTCGATTGGCTTGTTCCGCAATAAAGCGAAGAACATCCAAGCGCTTAGCCGCATACTGATCGATCAGTACGGCGGGCGTGTGCCGGAAGACCGTGATTTATTGATGAGCTTGCCAGGTGTCGGGAGAAAGACCGCCAATGTGGTTGTTTCGGTCGCATTCAATAAGCCGGCGCTGGCCGTCGATACCCATGTCGAACGCGTCTCAAAACGGCTCGGCTTATGCCGCTGGAAAGATTCTCCCTTGCAAGTCGAAGAGACCATCATGAAAAAAACCCCTGCAGAGGATTGGTCAAAAACCCATCATCAAATCATTTTCTTCGGCCGCTACCATTGCAAAGCGCAGAATCCTGGCTGTCATGTGTGTCCGTTGTTCGACCGTTGCCGCGAAGGGAAAAAACGCGATAAAAAAGGGCTTGTGAAACATGACGCTGTCACGGAAATCAATTGA
- the dinG gene encoding ATP-dependent DNA helicase DinG, translated as MNSQKYVVVDIETTGHSPAKGDRIIQLAMVAIEQGEIVDTYTKFINPQRKIPAFIQDLTNITERDVEGAEPFEAYAEEIYRQLEGAIFIAHNIHFDLPFLQAELSRAGMPKWQGLAMDTVELSRLVYPTAFSYKLQDIAAEQGISLTNAHRADDDALATAELFLRAKQELVELPYDTLVLLHKRSFQLKSDLSRLLFEITQQKRNGQADRYGRFRGIPIVPKAERAQVSDDSPQQSAWRKGLEMVKPEYEQRPSQVAMMQAVERSIRERSELVIEASTGMGKTLGYLLPAAAYAKESSKQVVISTYTTHLQDQLVTKEVKLAEEFLGSNIHVALIKGLSHYIDLGRFFELLHGEDESYDETFTIMQIMVWLTSTKTGDLNELNVSSGGQLLVDKVRRSHLRKLTKLEKTVDFYEYALTEAEHADIIVTNHAFLLNPHNQKRAILKNVEAYIWDEAHQVVQAAVAYKEKTFVYTQWRYVFGQLGSFDENQLFSKFYRVAESHGFARVPDLLQMESLYLKYTSLFDEVTLYLAQAFQNKFHNSRTRKCASLLDELDFERESFMDFLRFLNSWIDIAQAILQKAERFTELTMNERLVLADFRYWTEELMLKSVEFSEIFLFPKEDEVSWIEGDLRSMPTSLSLYKRPYEVASLVDKVIGQARGEKAVIWLSGTMSVPSNERFIVNQLGIPNHVPIDKFEPADQFYSGAKVYIVEDMPDIQQVSQQEYIESVADAVTQTVLVTEGRCFVLFTSQDMLRKTVDLIQDSQLLDDYMLFAQGMSSGSRMKLLKSFQRFQKSVLFGTNSFWEGVDVPGDALRAVVVVRLPFTSPEEPVFKAKSRIISKEGINPFMHYALPEAVLRLRQGFGRLIRSKKDKGLFIVLDRRIETKSYGEEFLHALPDVPVAKVSLEKMVTDIEHWYNKQG; from the coding sequence ATGAATTCCCAAAAATATGTCGTTGTCGATATCGAAACAACGGGCCATTCCCCTGCAAAAGGTGACCGGATTATCCAACTGGCGATGGTGGCGATCGAACAAGGAGAAATCGTTGATACATATACGAAATTCATCAATCCGCAACGGAAAATTCCGGCGTTTATCCAGGATTTGACCAATATAACGGAGCGGGACGTTGAAGGTGCAGAGCCTTTTGAAGCGTACGCCGAGGAAATTTATAGGCAATTGGAAGGCGCCATCTTCATTGCCCATAATATCCATTTTGATTTGCCGTTTCTTCAGGCAGAACTGAGCCGTGCCGGAATGCCGAAATGGCAGGGGCTGGCCATGGATACAGTAGAGCTTTCACGTCTCGTTTATCCGACTGCCTTCAGTTATAAATTGCAGGACATAGCGGCGGAACAAGGCATCAGCTTGACCAATGCGCATCGCGCCGATGACGATGCCTTGGCGACGGCTGAATTGTTTTTACGTGCGAAACAGGAACTGGTTGAACTTCCTTATGATACGCTCGTCCTTTTGCATAAGCGCTCTTTCCAATTGAAATCGGACTTGTCGCGGCTGCTGTTTGAAATTACACAGCAAAAACGCAATGGCCAAGCCGATAGATACGGACGTTTCCGCGGCATTCCGATTGTCCCGAAAGCGGAGCGCGCGCAAGTTTCCGATGATTCGCCGCAGCAGTCTGCTTGGCGAAAAGGCTTGGAGATGGTCAAGCCGGAATACGAGCAGCGGCCGAGCCAAGTCGCGATGATGCAAGCGGTGGAGCGTTCCATCCGTGAGCGAAGTGAATTGGTAATTGAAGCATCGACCGGCATGGGCAAGACACTCGGCTACCTTTTGCCGGCAGCCGCTTATGCCAAAGAATCGAGCAAGCAAGTGGTCATCAGTACGTATACAACTCACCTGCAGGATCAGCTCGTCACTAAGGAAGTCAAGCTCGCTGAAGAATTTCTTGGCTCAAACATCCACGTGGCGCTTATCAAAGGGCTGTCGCATTATATCGATTTAGGCCGTTTCTTCGAGTTGCTTCACGGGGAAGATGAGTCCTATGACGAAACGTTCACGATCATGCAGATCATGGTCTGGTTGACTTCGACCAAGACCGGCGATTTAAACGAATTGAATGTATCGAGCGGTGGCCAGTTGCTCGTCGACAAAGTGCGCCGTTCGCATTTAAGGAAACTGACAAAGCTTGAAAAAACCGTCGATTTCTATGAATATGCACTGACTGAAGCTGAACATGCCGATATCATTGTGACCAACCATGCATTCCTATTGAATCCGCATAACCAAAAGCGGGCAATCTTAAAAAATGTTGAGGCCTATATATGGGATGAAGCGCACCAAGTGGTGCAGGCGGCAGTGGCCTATAAAGAGAAAACCTTTGTCTACACGCAATGGCGCTATGTATTCGGCCAATTAGGAAGCTTTGATGAAAATCAGCTGTTTTCAAAATTCTACCGCGTTGCCGAATCGCATGGTTTTGCCAGAGTGCCCGATCTATTGCAAATGGAATCTTTGTATTTAAAGTACACCAGTTTATTCGATGAAGTGACGCTTTATCTTGCACAGGCTTTCCAGAACAAATTCCATAATAGCCGCACACGAAAATGTGCATCTTTATTGGATGAATTGGATTTTGAACGGGAAAGTTTCATGGATTTCCTGAGATTCTTGAACAGTTGGATCGACATCGCCCAGGCCATTCTGCAAAAAGCAGAACGCTTTACGGAACTGACGATGAATGAACGGCTGGTGCTTGCGGATTTCCGTTATTGGACTGAAGAGTTGATGCTGAAATCGGTGGAGTTCAGTGAAATTTTCCTGTTCCCGAAAGAAGATGAAGTTTCCTGGATCGAAGGCGACTTGCGCAGCATGCCGACGAGCTTATCGCTCTACAAACGGCCATATGAAGTCGCGTCGCTTGTCGATAAGGTCATCGGCCAGGCGAGAGGTGAAAAAGCGGTTATTTGGCTGTCGGGCACAATGAGCGTCCCATCGAATGAGCGTTTTATTGTCAATCAGCTCGGTATACCGAATCATGTGCCGATCGATAAATTCGAACCTGCCGATCAATTCTACAGCGGCGCGAAAGTCTATATCGTCGAGGACATGCCGGATATCCAGCAAGTGTCCCAGCAGGAATACATCGAATCCGTGGCGGATGCGGTCACCCAAACGGTGCTCGTTACCGAAGGGCGCTGCTTTGTCTTGTTCACTTCCCAGGACATGCTCAGGAAAACGGTCGATTTGATCCAAGATTCCCAGCTGCTCGATGATTATATGCTGTTTGCGCAAGGCATGTCTTCGGGCAGCCGCATGAAATTATTGAAGTCGTTCCAGCGGTTCCAGAAATCGGTGTTGTTCGGGACCAATAGTTTCTGGGAAGGCGTCGATGTTCCGGGTGATGCGCTGCGAGCTGTTGTCGTCGTAAGGTTGCCCTTTACATCGCCTGAAGAGCCTGTTTTTAAAGCGAAATCACGGATTATATCCAAAGAAGGCATCAATCCGTTCATGCATTATGCGCTGCCGGAAGCGGTGCTGCGCTTGCGCCAAGGGTTCGGCCGGCTGATCCGTTCGAAAAAGGACAAGGGCTTGTTTATCGTGCTGGACCGCCGCATTGAAACCAAATCATACGGCGAGGAATTCCTGCATGCCTTGCCGGACGTGCCGGTCGCCAAAGTGTCTTTGGAAAAGATGGTAACCGATATTGAACATTGGTATAATAAGCAAGGATAA